The following are from one region of the Hymenobacter sp. YIM 151858-1 genome:
- a CDS encoding DUF3667 domain-containing protein encodes MLPLGTSVVADAKPAAPAPTQEVAAPPVAGPCPNCEQALAAGPFCPHCGQARPHRLSTAHVLHELVHVFTHADKSIFGFARQVLLAPGQVFADYLAGRRKRYFNPFQFLLLAVGLATLLSVKLHYYELIGENVQRGFQLRGASAEQVRRVGEYFGAVGKYFNVWWLSLVPVHTLVAWGVYRRRLNYAESFLLLVLVGCAFQLLLIAALVSVFLVAGREPGSSTALMQAGVYVLYLTWIGRRGLRLSWPAAIASALAVSLAAGCINYGVNMLIFRWYVFG; translated from the coding sequence ATGTTGCCGCTCGGTACCTCCGTTGTTGCTGACGCCAAACCGGCCGCACCCGCACCCACCCAAGAAGTTGCTGCACCGCCCGTTGCCGGGCCGTGCCCCAATTGCGAGCAGGCTCTGGCCGCCGGCCCTTTTTGCCCCCACTGCGGCCAGGCGCGGCCCCACCGCCTCAGCACCGCCCACGTGCTGCACGAGCTGGTGCACGTGTTTACGCACGCCGACAAAAGCATTTTCGGTTTTGCCAGGCAGGTGCTGCTCGCGCCCGGGCAGGTGTTTGCCGACTACCTGGCCGGCCGCCGGAAGCGGTATTTCAACCCGTTTCAGTTTTTGCTGCTGGCCGTGGGCCTGGCTACGCTGCTCTCGGTGAAGCTGCACTACTACGAGCTGATCGGCGAGAACGTGCAGCGCGGTTTTCAGCTGCGCGGGGCCTCGGCCGAGCAGGTGCGCCGCGTGGGGGAGTACTTTGGGGCGGTAGGCAAGTATTTCAACGTGTGGTGGTTGTCGTTGGTGCCGGTGCACACGTTGGTGGCGTGGGGCGTGTACCGCCGCCGGCTCAACTACGCCGAGTCGTTTTTGCTGCTGGTGCTGGTGGGCTGCGCCTTTCAGCTGCTGCTGATTGCGGCACTGGTATCGGTGTTTTTGGTGGCGGGCCGCGAGCCAGGCAGCAGCACCGCGCTTATGCAAGCCGGCGTGTACGTGCTGTACCTAACCTGGATTGGCCGCCGGGGCCTGCGCTTAAGCTGGCCCGCGGCCATTGCCAGCGCGTTGGCTGTGAGCCTGGCGGCGGGTTGTATTAACTACGGCGTCAACATGCTCATTTTCAGGTGGTACGTCTTTGGCTGA
- a CDS encoding S8 family serine peptidase produces the protein MSLFPRPWLSALGLALLVQPATSFAQSAPPAAKPAAAAQQWTHLDPKADRVMGISTARTYAELLKNRQPTPVVVAVIDAGIDTTHEDLKRVLWRNTKEIVGNGKDDDQNGYVDDVYGWNFLGGKDGRNVDVDTYEETRLLARLQPLYEGKARTSLPKAKQAEYDLYLRVKKDYEKKLKEDTEQYQELGPLAEQLDGITGQLKQVLGVERLDTAVLRRPPTKEAGVLQITSQLHSSLIQSGAPDMESVVVQMREASAEAKKRVEYSLNLKFNPRADIVQDNEENLQERGYGNPDVMGPDPTHGTHVSGIIAADRQNNLGILGVADAPVRIMTLRAVPNGDEHDKDVAHAIRYAVDNGAQIINMSFGKYYSPQRPAVDEAIKYAGQKGVLLVHAAGNESNNIDVVTHFPSPVAKDGKTAHPNLLTVGASANKNNDKLVADFSNYGKRVDVFAPGVNIYSTLPGSKYGNESGTSMAAPTAAGVAAVLKAYYPQLTATDLKRIIMQSAEPVHTKVQKPGDKKSVDFAQLSSTGGVINLYRAVQLAGQQGAKAAATPGTSGR, from the coding sequence ATGAGCTTATTCCCTCGTCCTTGGTTATCGGCCCTAGGTCTGGCGCTGCTGGTTCAGCCCGCCACCTCGTTTGCCCAAAGCGCGCCGCCTGCTGCTAAGCCGGCAGCCGCTGCGCAGCAATGGACGCACCTCGACCCCAAAGCCGACCGCGTAATGGGCATCAGCACCGCACGCACCTACGCCGAGCTGCTAAAAAACCGCCAACCTACGCCCGTGGTGGTGGCCGTAATTGACGCCGGCATCGACACCACCCACGAGGACCTGAAGCGCGTGCTGTGGCGCAACACCAAGGAAATTGTGGGCAACGGCAAAGACGACGACCAGAACGGCTACGTCGACGACGTGTACGGCTGGAATTTTCTGGGGGGCAAAGACGGCCGCAACGTGGACGTGGACACCTACGAGGAAACCCGCCTGCTGGCCAGGCTGCAGCCGCTGTACGAGGGCAAGGCGCGCACCAGCCTGCCCAAGGCCAAACAAGCCGAGTACGACCTGTACCTGCGCGTGAAAAAGGACTACGAGAAAAAGCTGAAGGAAGACACCGAGCAGTACCAGGAGCTGGGCCCGCTGGCCGAGCAGCTCGATGGCATTACCGGCCAGCTAAAGCAGGTATTGGGCGTGGAGCGCCTCGATACGGCCGTGCTGCGCCGCCCGCCCACCAAGGAGGCCGGCGTGCTGCAGATTACCTCGCAGCTCCACAGCAGCCTGATTCAGTCGGGCGCGCCCGATATGGAATCGGTGGTGGTGCAGATGCGCGAGGCCTCGGCCGAAGCCAAAAAGCGCGTGGAGTACTCGCTGAACCTGAAGTTTAACCCCCGCGCCGACATTGTGCAGGACAACGAGGAGAACCTGCAGGAACGCGGCTACGGCAACCCCGATGTAATGGGCCCCGACCCCACGCACGGCACCCACGTATCGGGCATCATCGCCGCCGACCGCCAAAACAACCTAGGAATTTTGGGCGTGGCCGATGCCCCGGTGCGCATCATGACGCTGCGGGCCGTGCCCAACGGCGACGAGCACGACAAGGACGTGGCCCACGCCATCCGCTACGCCGTCGACAACGGGGCGCAGATCATCAACATGAGCTTCGGCAAGTACTACTCGCCGCAGCGCCCAGCCGTCGACGAGGCCATTAAGTACGCCGGCCAGAAAGGCGTGCTGCTGGTACACGCCGCCGGCAACGAGTCGAACAACATCGACGTGGTAACGCACTTCCCCTCGCCGGTAGCCAAGGATGGCAAAACCGCCCACCCCAACCTGCTGACGGTGGGCGCCTCGGCCAACAAAAACAACGATAAGCTGGTGGCCGATTTCAGCAACTACGGCAAGCGCGTGGATGTATTCGCCCCGGGCGTAAACATTTACTCCACCTTGCCCGGCAGCAAATACGGCAACGAAAGCGGCACCAGCATGGCGGCCCCCACGGCCGCGGGCGTGGCGGCCGTGCTGAAGGCGTACTACCCGCAGCTCACGGCTACCGACCTCAAGCGCATCATCATGCAATCGGCCGAGCCGGTGCACACCAAGGTGCAAAAGCCCGGCGACAAAAAGAGCGTCGATTTCGCGCAGCTCTCGAGCACGGGCGGCGTCATCAACCTGTACCGGGCCGTGCAGCTGGCCGGCCAGCAGGGCGCCAAAGCCGCGGCTACGCCGGGCACCTCGGGCCGCTAG
- a CDS encoding deoxynucleoside kinase, whose translation MHIAIVGNIGAGKTTLAHKLAHHFNWEVFLEDVDHNPYLKDFYDDMPRWSFHLQVYFLNSRFRQTQRIKEMKTIGKGVIQDRTIYEDAHIFAANLHESGMMIERDYQNYLGLFESMISMVDPPDLLLYLKADLPKLIHQIEKRGRDYENNMRIEYLRNLNEHYERWISNYKHGKLLIVDVSQLDYVSRPEDLGTIIEKIQANLFGLF comes from the coding sequence ATGCACATCGCCATCGTTGGCAATATAGGTGCCGGTAAAACCACGCTCGCTCACAAGCTGGCCCACCACTTCAATTGGGAAGTGTTTCTGGAAGACGTCGACCACAATCCTTACCTCAAGGATTTTTACGACGATATGCCCCGCTGGTCGTTTCACCTGCAGGTGTATTTTCTTAATAGCCGCTTCCGCCAAACGCAGCGCATCAAAGAGATGAAGACGATTGGCAAAGGCGTGATTCAGGACCGCACCATCTACGAGGATGCCCACATCTTCGCGGCCAACCTGCACGAGTCGGGCATGATGATCGAGCGCGACTACCAGAACTACCTAGGGCTGTTCGAGTCGATGATCAGCATGGTCGATCCGCCCGATTTGCTGCTCTACCTCAAAGCCGATTTGCCCAAGCTCATCCATCAGATCGAGAAGCGCGGCCGCGACTACGAAAACAACATGCGCATCGAGTACCTGCGCAACCTCAACGAGCACTACGAACGCTGGATCAGCAACTACAAGCACGGCAAGCTGCTGATTGTGGACGTAAGCCAGCTCGACTACGTAAGCCGCCCCGAAGACCTGGGCACCATCATCGAGAAGATTCAGGCCAACCTGTTCGGTTTGTTTTAG
- a CDS encoding YitT family protein has translation MLFQQLLIRSVLRKKYPQGLPPGHKGGGPVLRFALRLLRRQLTNTALVVAGIFSAALGLKGFLLPNGFIDGGVTGISLLTAQVTGVPLSVLILVINAPFVVLAYFQLDRVVAVKTLLAITGLAVVLWLVSFPVLTHDKLLISVFGGFFLGAGIGLTIRGGGVLDGTEILSVFISRKSPMSVGDVILVINIFIFGVAALLLSVEAAMYSILAYLSAAKTVDFMIDGLEEYTGVTIISKRSEAIRRVLTENLGHGVTIYSGRTGYSANGVQRQSLDIVFTAVTRLELTRLKAEVEAIDHQAFILMHSIKDTHGGVIKKKPLH, from the coding sequence ATGTTGTTCCAGCAACTCCTCATCCGCAGTGTACTGCGCAAAAAATACCCGCAAGGCTTACCGCCCGGCCACAAAGGCGGCGGGCCCGTGCTGCGTTTTGCACTGCGGCTGTTGCGGCGGCAGCTCACCAACACGGCTTTGGTGGTGGCCGGCATTTTTTCGGCGGCTTTGGGCCTGAAAGGTTTTTTGCTGCCCAACGGCTTTATCGACGGCGGCGTAACGGGCATTTCGCTGCTCACGGCGCAGGTTACGGGCGTGCCGCTTTCGGTGCTGATCCTGGTGATTAACGCGCCGTTTGTGGTGCTGGCCTACTTTCAGCTCGACCGCGTGGTGGCCGTGAAAACCCTGCTGGCCATTACGGGGCTGGCGGTGGTGCTGTGGCTGGTTTCCTTCCCGGTGCTCACCCACGATAAGCTCCTGATTTCGGTGTTCGGTGGGTTTTTCCTAGGTGCTGGCATCGGCCTTACCATCCGGGGGGGCGGCGTGCTCGATGGCACCGAAATCCTGTCGGTGTTCATCAGCCGCAAAAGCCCCATGAGCGTGGGCGACGTCATCCTGGTCATCAACATTTTCATCTTCGGCGTGGCGGCTTTGCTGCTCTCCGTCGAGGCCGCCATGTACTCCATTCTGGCGTACCTCTCGGCCGCCAAAACCGTCGATTTCATGATCGACGGCCTCGAGGAATACACCGGCGTCACCATCATCTCGAAGCGCAGCGAGGCCATTCGGCGGGTGCTTACCGAAAACCTGGGCCACGGCGTAACCATTTACAGCGGCCGCACCGGCTACAGCGCCAACGGCGTGCAGCGCCAGTCGCTCGATATCGTGTTCACGGCCGTAACGCGCCTCGAGCTCACGCGCCTCAAAGCCGAAGTAGAAGCCATCGACCACCAGGCATTTATTCTGATGCACAGCATCAAAGACACCCACGGCGGCGTCATCAAGAAGAAGCCGCTGCACTAG
- a CDS encoding CinA family protein, with protein sequence MKTPDVDSLVKKFLQHKLTLALAESCTCGWVAAQLAPAQGVSNVLLGSVVTYHGEAKQRLLGVKKKTLEEYSAESQQTTNEMVDGLHKQLPADVCVAITGLFGPGASETPDKPSGTIFVTIMLAGRAHEYREVLKGPTEKLRELAAEFIFAKLGELLDRRQNSPSETVKGS encoded by the coding sequence ATGAAAACACCCGACGTCGACTCGCTCGTTAAGAAATTCCTGCAACACAAGCTTACGCTGGCCCTGGCCGAAAGCTGTACCTGCGGCTGGGTAGCGGCTCAGCTGGCACCGGCCCAGGGCGTGAGCAATGTGCTACTGGGCTCGGTGGTTACGTACCACGGCGAGGCCAAGCAGCGCCTGCTAGGTGTCAAGAAGAAAACCCTGGAGGAGTACTCGGCCGAAAGCCAGCAAACCACCAACGAAATGGTGGACGGCCTGCACAAGCAGCTGCCCGCCGATGTGTGCGTGGCCATTACCGGCCTGTTCGGGCCCGGCGCCTCCGAAACGCCCGATAAGCCTTCGGGCACCATCTTCGTCACGATTATGCTTGCCGGCCGCGCCCACGAGTACCGCGAGGTGCTCAAAGGCCCCACCGAAAAGCTGCGCGAGCTGGCCGCCGAATTCATCTTCGCCAAGCTCGGCGAGCTGCTCGACCGGCGCCAGAACAGCCCGAGCGAAACCGTGAAGGGCAGTTAA
- a CDS encoding acyl-CoA-binding protein: MATPEEFEQAAQRAQQLPKKPDNMTLLKLYALYKQASEGDVSGDRPGGFDFKAIAKYDAWAGLNGKSQDDARQEYVDLVNQLFQQA, encoded by the coding sequence ATGGCCACCCCCGAAGAATTTGAACAAGCCGCCCAACGCGCTCAGCAACTGCCCAAAAAGCCCGACAACATGACGCTGCTCAAGCTCTACGCTTTGTACAAGCAAGCTTCGGAAGGCGACGTAAGCGGCGACCGGCCGGGCGGGTTCGACTTCAAAGCCATTGCCAAGTACGACGCCTGGGCCGGCCTCAACGGCAAAAGCCAGGACGACGCCCGCCAGGAGTACGTTGACCTGGTAAACCAGCTCTTTCAGCAGGCCTAG
- a CDS encoding zinc dependent phospholipase C family protein, which yields MKKALFSLALAMLVPVLSPGWGFFGHRTITQIAVYALPSSLQGFYYRHMPQLVKLSTAPDERRNDDPTEATKHFIDMDHFGDNPFGMMPKDYDKAVAKYTADTLKKYGVVPWVVLETKEKLTEAFKQRDTTAIIALSADLNHYVADAFVPLHTTENYDGQLTKQTGLHSLWESKLPEMFIAEYKLDSEKAEYVKDPKSAIWKVVQESYGFLGATFDYEMELSKNFTTEKKYSYSHKYGKTRRSYSDEFAKEYHKKVGGMVAYRLKGAPTLVASMWYTAWKDAGSPDLNTLMRPGKLSKEEKKLLDEQLEAWKDNQLVPLNMLLSMQKEKAAEKPDVVGSADGAAPAPAPEAAPAAPAAPEPDKVKTKEKRDNDKQKEKTKAKKKDDNSPFNDK from the coding sequence ATGAAAAAAGCTTTATTCTCCCTGGCGCTGGCCATGCTGGTGCCGGTGCTTTCGCCCGGTTGGGGCTTTTTTGGCCACCGCACCATCACGCAAATTGCCGTGTACGCGCTGCCTTCCAGCTTGCAGGGTTTCTACTACCGGCACATGCCCCAGCTCGTGAAGCTGAGCACCGCTCCCGATGAGCGCCGCAACGACGACCCCACCGAGGCCACCAAGCACTTCATCGACATGGACCATTTCGGCGACAACCCCTTCGGGATGATGCCGAAAGACTACGACAAGGCCGTAGCCAAGTACACCGCCGATACGCTGAAGAAGTACGGCGTGGTGCCGTGGGTAGTGCTCGAAACCAAGGAGAAGCTGACCGAAGCCTTCAAGCAGCGCGACACCACGGCCATTATTGCCTTGTCGGCCGACCTGAACCACTACGTGGCCGATGCGTTTGTGCCGCTGCACACCACCGAGAACTACGACGGCCAGCTTACCAAGCAAACCGGCCTGCACTCGTTGTGGGAGTCGAAGCTGCCCGAAATGTTTATTGCCGAGTACAAGCTCGATTCGGAAAAGGCCGAGTACGTCAAAGACCCGAAGTCGGCCATCTGGAAAGTGGTGCAGGAGTCGTACGGCTTCCTGGGGGCCACCTTCGACTACGAGATGGAGCTGAGCAAGAACTTCACCACCGAAAAGAAGTACTCCTACTCGCACAAATACGGCAAAACGCGCCGCTCCTACTCCGATGAGTTTGCCAAGGAGTACCACAAAAAAGTGGGCGGCATGGTGGCCTATCGCCTGAAAGGTGCCCCCACGCTGGTGGCCTCGATGTGGTACACGGCCTGGAAAGACGCCGGTAGCCCCGACCTGAACACCCTGATGCGCCCCGGCAAGCTCAGCAAAGAAGAAAAGAAGCTGCTCGACGAACAGCTTGAAGCCTGGAAGGACAACCAGCTGGTGCCCCTGAACATGCTGCTCTCGATGCAAAAGGAGAAAGCCGCCGAAAAGCCCGACGTGGTAGGCTCGGCCGATGGCGCCGCCCCCGCTCCGGCTCCCGAAGCCGCCCCGGCGGCCCCCGCCGCGCCCGAGCCCGACAAGGTGAAGACCAAGGAAAAGCGCGACAACGACAAGCAGAAGGAAAAAACCAAAGCCAAGAAGAAGGACGACAACAGCCCCTTCAACGACAAATAG
- a CDS encoding metal-dependent hydrolase family protein produces the protein MPLSTPAKRLFSTALLLGLSTAAFAQKTYLHCGRLLDVRAGKLLTEQTLVIENGRVQALQAGYATPGGAADKVIDLKNRTVLPGLIDCHVHVEGETSKDNFLKEFTENPGDVAYAAEAHARTTLLAGFTTVRDLGGSGINISLRNAINRGQVAGPRIFTVGKAISGTGGHMDPTNGYRLDLMGVPGPAEGVANGPDQCRQAVREQYKRGADLIKIASTGGVLSVAKDGSAPQFTEEEIKAVVETARDLGLNVACHAHGAEGMKRAIRAGVTSIEHGTLMDDETIKLMKKYGTWYVPTITAGKSVADSAAKYPNYYPPLVTPKALAIGPKLQGTFGKAYKAGVKIAFGTDASVFRHGVNAMEFQYMVEAGMPALEALRAATLNAAELLGQTPNLGALEPGKLADVVAVDGDPLQDIKTMQRVRFVMKQGVVYRQE, from the coding sequence ATGCCCCTTTCTACCCCTGCCAAACGCTTGTTTAGTACGGCGTTGCTGCTTGGCCTGAGCACGGCCGCCTTCGCGCAAAAAACTTACCTGCACTGCGGCCGCCTGCTCGATGTGCGCGCCGGCAAGCTGCTGACGGAGCAAACCCTGGTTATCGAAAACGGGCGCGTGCAGGCCCTGCAGGCCGGCTACGCCACGCCCGGCGGCGCGGCCGATAAGGTCATCGACCTGAAGAACCGCACCGTGCTGCCCGGCCTCATCGACTGCCACGTGCACGTGGAGGGCGAAACCAGCAAAGACAACTTCCTGAAAGAGTTTACCGAAAACCCTGGCGACGTAGCTTACGCGGCCGAGGCCCACGCCCGCACCACCCTGCTGGCCGGCTTTACCACCGTGCGCGACCTAGGCGGCTCGGGCATCAATATCTCCCTGCGCAACGCCATCAACCGCGGGCAGGTGGCGGGGCCGCGCATCTTCACGGTGGGCAAAGCCATTAGCGGCACGGGCGGCCACATGGACCCCACCAACGGCTACCGCCTCGATTTGATGGGCGTGCCCGGCCCGGCCGAGGGCGTGGCCAACGGCCCCGACCAATGCCGCCAGGCCGTGCGCGAGCAGTACAAGCGCGGCGCCGACCTCATCAAGATTGCCTCGACGGGCGGCGTGCTGTCGGTGGCCAAAGATGGCTCGGCCCCGCAGTTTACCGAGGAGGAAATCAAGGCCGTGGTAGAAACCGCCCGCGACCTGGGCCTGAACGTGGCCTGCCACGCCCACGGCGCCGAGGGCATGAAGCGCGCCATCCGGGCGGGCGTTACCAGCATCGAGCACGGCACCCTGATGGACGACGAGACCATTAAGCTGATGAAGAAGTACGGCACCTGGTACGTGCCCACCATCACGGCCGGCAAATCCGTAGCCGACTCGGCCGCCAAGTACCCCAATTATTACCCGCCGCTGGTTACGCCCAAAGCCCTGGCCATCGGCCCTAAGCTGCAAGGCACTTTCGGCAAGGCCTACAAGGCAGGTGTTAAGATTGCGTTCGGTACCGATGCCTCGGTGTTCCGGCACGGCGTAAATGCCATGGAGTTTCAGTACATGGTGGAGGCGGGCATGCCGGCGCTGGAGGCGTTGCGCGCTGCCACCCTCAACGCTGCCGAGCTGCTGGGCCAAACGCCCAACCTAGGCGCCCTGGAGCCCGGCAAGCTGGCCGATGTGGTAGCCGTGGACGGCGACCCGCTGCAGGACATTAAAACCATGCAGCGCGTGCGCTTTGTGATGAAGCAGGGCGTGGTGTACCGGCAGGAGTAA
- a CDS encoding DUF547 domain-containing protein, giving the protein MQHNYLFRQLLLLLALLLATVAQAHQPAPLADSPVYEALLKRHVLPDGRVNYEGLADDEDELLAYLQSLSSRPPLPSWSRYDQAAFWLNTYNAYTLYLAIQYYPVERLSDIKIKAVGGQRSVWEAPEVNIGGKQYTLKQIEREILPELLPNEPRRHFALHCAAVSSPTLLPEPYEGSRLDAQLTQQTARFINDPLRNALEAGSVQLSSLFDWYAADFGSKAQLFEFINRYATTPVGPTASVAYVPYDWTLNDSRGPGVVAQRKR; this is encoded by the coding sequence ATGCAGCACAACTACTTATTTCGGCAGCTCCTGCTTTTGCTGGCGCTGCTCTTGGCTACCGTGGCCCAGGCCCACCAGCCGGCGCCGCTGGCCGATTCGCCCGTTTACGAGGCCCTGCTGAAACGCCACGTGCTGCCCGATGGCCGCGTGAACTACGAAGGCCTCGCCGACGACGAAGACGAGCTGCTGGCCTACCTGCAAAGCCTGAGCAGCCGCCCGCCCCTGCCCAGCTGGAGCCGCTACGACCAGGCCGCGTTCTGGCTGAACACCTACAACGCCTACACGCTGTACCTCGCCATTCAGTACTACCCCGTCGAGCGCCTCAGCGACATCAAGATTAAAGCCGTGGGCGGCCAACGCTCGGTGTGGGAAGCGCCCGAAGTAAACATCGGCGGCAAGCAGTACACCCTGAAGCAGATTGAGCGCGAAATTTTGCCCGAGCTGCTGCCCAACGAGCCGCGCCGCCACTTTGCCCTGCACTGCGCGGCCGTGTCGTCGCCCACGCTGCTGCCCGAGCCCTACGAGGGCAGCCGCCTCGATGCGCAGCTCACGCAGCAAACCGCCCGCTTCATCAACGACCCGCTCCGCAACGCGCTGGAAGCGGGCAGCGTGCAGCTTTCCAGCCTGTTCGATTGGTACGCGGCCGATTTCGGCAGCAAAGCGCAGCTGTTTGAGTTTATCAACCGCTACGCCACCACGCCCGTCGGGCCAACGGCCTCGGTAGCCTACGTGCCCTACGACTGGACGCTCAACGATTCGCGCGGGCCTGGCGTAGTAGCCCAACGCAAGCGCTAA
- a CDS encoding DUF2461 domain-containing protein, with protein MKDLAFLLDFLGQLAQNNNKPWMDAHRADYQQARKVFTALVTNLLARAQQFEPALLPLSPSDVMYRINKNDRFQQSDEPYKRHMGAGLKRDGRQSPWAGFFVAIEPGGETYVGAGRWQPEPQQLARIRQEIHYNPEAFYALRQDAALLREFPAGLDMSQALRTAPKGYDRHDPDIEWLRLKSYFVWRTFSDKEVLRPDFPERVLAAWQAALPLVHFLNEAMQEG; from the coding sequence TTGAAGGACCTAGCCTTTTTGCTCGATTTCCTGGGCCAGCTGGCCCAAAACAACAACAAGCCCTGGATGGACGCGCACCGCGCCGATTACCAACAGGCCCGGAAGGTGTTCACGGCGCTGGTAACCAACTTGCTGGCCCGGGCGCAGCAGTTCGAGCCTGCTTTGCTGCCGCTCTCGCCCTCCGATGTGATGTACCGCATCAACAAAAACGATCGGTTTCAGCAAAGCGACGAGCCCTACAAGCGCCACATGGGCGCGGGCCTGAAGCGCGACGGGCGCCAGTCGCCGTGGGCGGGCTTTTTTGTGGCCATCGAGCCCGGGGGCGAAACCTACGTGGGCGCTGGCCGCTGGCAGCCCGAGCCGCAGCAGCTGGCCCGCATCCGGCAGGAAATTCACTACAACCCCGAGGCTTTCTATGCCTTGCGCCAGGATGCGGCTTTGCTGCGCGAATTTCCGGCGGGCCTCGACATGAGCCAGGCGCTGCGCACCGCCCCCAAAGGCTACGACCGCCACGACCCCGACATCGAGTGGCTGCGGCTCAAAAGCTATTTCGTGTGGCGCACGTTCAGCGATAAGGAAGTGCTCCGCCCCGATTTCCCCGAGCGCGTGCTGGCCGCCTGGCAAGCCGCCCTACCCCTGGTGCACTTCCTCAACGAAGCTATGCAGGAAGGGTAG
- a CDS encoding GNAT family N-acetyltransferase, with protein MPDSAAAAVAIQPATLADIPTIIEVAEATWEPTYRFIISKEQIEYMYRVIYTPASLQRQMADEGHRFLVLHYEGRPAGYASFSERATEPGTFKLHKLYVLPSHQGRRLGQQLVTAVEDAARDAGGLWLELNVNRHNPALGFYEHLGFQQHREEDVPIGPYWMNDYVMRKPLQAKILPFA; from the coding sequence ATGCCCGATTCAGCCGCTGCTGCCGTAGCCATACAACCCGCCACGCTGGCCGATATCCCGACGATTATTGAGGTGGCCGAAGCCACCTGGGAGCCGACGTACCGCTTCATCATTTCGAAGGAGCAAATCGAGTACATGTACCGCGTCATCTACACGCCGGCCTCGCTGCAGCGCCAGATGGCCGACGAAGGCCACCGCTTTCTGGTGCTGCACTACGAGGGGCGCCCGGCGGGCTATGCGTCCTTCAGCGAGCGGGCCACCGAGCCGGGCACGTTTAAGCTGCACAAGCTGTACGTGCTGCCTTCGCACCAGGGCCGGCGCCTAGGTCAGCAGCTCGTAACGGCCGTGGAGGATGCGGCCCGCGACGCCGGCGGCCTGTGGCTGGAGCTGAATGTAAACCGCCACAACCCGGCCCTGGGTTTCTACGAACACCTGGGCTTTCAGCAGCACCGCGAAGAGGATGTTCCCATCGGCCCCTACTGGATGAACGATTACGTGATGCGTAAGCCGCTGCAGGCCAAAATTCTGCCCTTCGCCTAG
- a CDS encoding CDGSH iron-sulfur domain-containing protein has translation MPTKLTVNNNGSLRVEGEDFIIVDAQGNEYGLQGRTLVSICRCGLSSQKPFCDGSHKGHFEHNAVAFDLPPRKA, from the coding sequence ATGCCCACTAAACTCACCGTCAACAACAACGGCTCTTTGCGCGTCGAAGGCGAAGACTTCATCATCGTCGATGCCCAGGGCAACGAGTACGGCCTGCAGGGCCGCACGCTCGTCAGCATTTGCCGCTGCGGCCTCTCCAGCCAGAAACCCTTCTGCGACGGTTCGCACAAAGGCCACTTCGAGCACAACGCCGTGGCCTTCGACCTGCCGCCCCGCAAAGCCTAG
- a CDS encoding MOSC domain-containing protein, translated as MADTRAPLTLSDLYLYPVKSLGGFRVPEAAIEPRGLRHDRRWLLVDERGQFLTQRSQPTMALLHLEYAHNGFIVRHIQRPELKPLLVPFEAEHKGTQFVTVWDDMVFAFRGLREHDEWFSEALGQPCRLVHMPEAALRTADGGEARGLVSFADAYPFLLIGQASLDDLNRRLAEPVLMNRFRPNLVVHGAEAYAEDAWGSFAIGGNAFEGVRTCGRCVLITTDQQTAERTPEPLRTLAQYRTVGKHVMFGLNVVGPETGRLRVGDTVEVLGYRN; from the coding sequence ATGGCTGATACCCGCGCCCCGCTTACGCTTTCCGATCTTTACCTCTACCCCGTTAAGTCCCTGGGTGGTTTTCGCGTGCCCGAGGCGGCCATCGAGCCGCGGGGCCTGCGCCACGACCGCCGCTGGCTGCTCGTCGACGAGCGCGGCCAGTTCCTGACGCAGCGCAGCCAGCCCACAATGGCCCTGCTGCACCTCGAGTACGCCCACAACGGCTTTATTGTGCGGCACATACAGCGGCCCGAGCTGAAACCCCTGCTGGTGCCCTTCGAGGCCGAGCACAAGGGCACGCAGTTTGTAACCGTGTGGGACGACATGGTGTTTGCTTTCCGCGGCCTGCGCGAGCACGACGAATGGTTTTCCGAGGCCCTGGGCCAGCCCTGCCGCCTGGTGCACATGCCCGAAGCGGCCCTGCGCACCGCCGATGGCGGCGAGGCCCGCGGCCTGGTAAGCTTTGCCGATGCCTACCCTTTCCTGCTCATCGGCCAGGCCTCGCTCGACGACCTAAACCGCCGCCTCGCCGAGCCCGTGCTGATGAATCGTTTCCGGCCCAACCTGGTGGTGCACGGTGCCGAGGCCTACGCCGAAGATGCCTGGGGCAGCTTTGCCATCGGCGGCAACGCTTTTGAGGGCGTGCGCACGTGCGGCCGCTGCGTGCTCATCACCACCGATCAGCAAACGGCCGAACGCACCCCCGAGCCCCTGCGCACCCTGGCCCAATACCGCACCGTGGGCAAGCACGTAATGTTTGGCCTGAACGTGGTGGGCCCCGAAACCGGCCGCCTTCGCGTGGGCGACACCGTGGAGGTGCTCGGCTACCGCAACTGA